A segment of the Candidatus Poribacteria bacterium genome:
GAAAAAGAAACTGATCAATCCGAATAGACTCTTAAACGTGTTCACCCCGGCACAACCGTCAGAAGAAGAACACCCAGAACCGACGTATAAATCGTTTGTGCTGAGTATGAACGAGCATTACGAGCGGTGTCTCATACGGGACGCGGTGTATCCGCTGCGTGTTGAAAATGGGCTGGTGCTGAGCATTTTGAAAGAGCATACCCGAATGGGTGCCCGACGAAACAGAAGCAAGAGCGATTCTCAAAAGGGTTCGCGGCTTAGTCGATGGAACTGCATGAGGAGCACAAAATGGTATCTCACAGGCGTTACCGCTTAAAACAGCATCATACATTTGAACAGGACGATCGCAAATATGCCGCCGATCTCGAAACGGGCGACATCGTTCAGCTAAATGACGTGGAATGGGAAATTCTGTCATGTTATGCGTCGCAGACGCGGTATCAGATCGTCGAGAACCTGAGAAAAGACTATAAATTGACTGCTATCTTTGATGGGATCGAACGCTTGGAACAACTCGGAAGACAAGGAATCCTTCTGCACCGAGTCGTTGCGGCAGTGGAACCAACGGTTGCACAGGGGCAGCCGCGCGATCAGAAACCGAAAGTATTGGTCCCGTTCCATTTTACGGGAGAGAAGTCGTCGTTGGACTACCTCACGAATCTCAACCGTTATCAGTTTTTGACGCACCTTGCGGCGTTCGCCGAGTTGGAAACGTTGTCGTTTCCTGAGGAAAAGAAGGAGGACTTTCAAGATCTCGATGCGGTTCGGGTTCGGAACATAGACGTAGCGGCAGGGAATGCCCTGACATCGCCCTGGTATGCGATGGATGGCTATGACGGTATCCTGCTGCTCTCACAGTTCTTGACGGACGATCTGTTATACTATCGAGTTCCCGATGTGCCGATTGTTCACTGCATAGATGCGACCCAGCGGCTACAACACGTTCTGCTGAAAACGCTCTTGACGCTCTGTGCGTTCCAAAGTCCAAAAGATACACTGGTGGTCAAAGCCTCGTGGATGAAGGAATGGATCGCTGAATTAGGGATGCCAGACGACAACGTGCGCGTGATCCCGGATGGGATAGACGTTGTTGCGCCGATCGGTGATAAGGCATTGGCAAAACAGCACACCGCGGCGCTCTTTGACAAACCGATGTTTGTGAAGCAACCGGTTGTCGGGCTGATCTCTGGCTTTGAGCCGAGTCGGGGTGCCGTATGGATTTCTGAATTCGCGCGCGCCAACCCACATCTGGCGATCTTTGTGTATGATACACTGTTAGAGCAACAGTATCGGCATCCACCAGAGAATGTCGTCATTTTCAGTGCCGATGACGAAGAAACGCGATCGGTGTTGCCGATATTCTTCCAAGCGTTGGATCTCGTGTGTTTCCCTGCGATGCCGGGTACCCCGCTGTCGATTGTTTTAGAGGCGATGGCGTATGGTGCGCCGTGTGTTGCGATGACGAAATATGGGATGCCTCCGGAAGTAGCAGGTGCAGGTGCCGTTGTGGAGTCGGAAGGGAATGATTTCGGTAATTTCCGTGTCCCGATGTCCGAGTTGTCAAACACGATAAATCAGTGGTTAAAACCCTCTCCTACACGTGTCGAATGCGAAGATGCTGCAAAAGGTTTGGCTCAAAAATTCACTTGGGAAAAAGTAGCACAAGAAATCGTTCAGTGCCTTGAAGAAGGGCATCAGCAAAGCGTGAATGCTTTCAGAAATGAAATAGATTTGTCCCCGTCGGTCTTTTGTCGTCGGTATAACGTGGGGACTGAAACCACCGAATCCAGCGTATATCGCCTGGGGATTCATAGATATGACTGCCTTCAAGCCGCTTTGATAGAAATGTTAGCGGAACGGCACACACCTGCTGAAATCGAGGCAGTTTTCAAGCATTTCCAAGGGAAGGCTTCACTTCCGTAGCGAATGAATTCGTCTTGGAAATGGGTTTCCCAACTACAGTTGGGAAGTCAATCTTGCCGGAAGAGAAGCACCGGCAGAAAGGAGGAAAACTAAAATGAAAAAGAATCTCCGCGGTAAAATCCGCGAATTCGTCCAATCTGAGGAAGGCAAGGTGGGTATCAAATCCCCATTGACCCTCGGCGTAGCCGCAGGAAGTCTCTTGCTGGCACAAGCCGTTGTTGGCACACCACGGGCAGAAGCGTGGGAGTGTATGGTTGACGCACATTGCCCTCATCATCCTCACAAATGCAGTGTAGGGACTTGCATGTAAAACTGAGGCAATTTCATTGATTACTGG
Coding sequences within it:
- a CDS encoding glycosyltransferase: IDFSDKINRLLNNTELWQTLSKKARERAVLFTWDKTARRIVQLFEELHRKKKLINPNRLLNVFTPAQPSEEEHPEPTYKSFVLSMNEHYERCLIRDAVYPLRVENGLVLSILKEHTRMGARRNRSKSDSQKGSRLSRWNCMRSTKWYLTGVTA